In Desulfomonile tiedjei DSM 6799, a genomic segment contains:
- a CDS encoding alpha/beta fold hydrolase — protein MPERTINGRRLGFEIQPESFDKNGLTVVFIHGTGGDREHWRDQLNGLSSTASMLALELPGHGTSEGPGEATVQGFSRWVIDFIDAVDLRKVMLVGCSLGSAITQWIALNARQPWLVALGLVGAGARLKVHPAFLEGLRDNKNKALSMLADFCLSDSPDPVLHAKLREKFLDADAELILGDLGACNEFDVMGRLSEIDLPTCIIVGQEDKLTPVKYAKFLSESIKNSSLQIIPAAGHLVSMEQPLKFNEILSDFIRRL, from the coding sequence ATGCCCGAACGTACAATAAACGGAAGAAGACTCGGATTTGAGATTCAGCCCGAAAGCTTCGACAAAAACGGGCTTACGGTCGTGTTCATTCATGGAACCGGCGGTGACAGAGAGCACTGGCGGGATCAACTGAACGGATTATCTTCGACTGCTAGCATGTTGGCTCTGGAACTGCCGGGACATGGTACTTCGGAAGGTCCGGGTGAAGCAACTGTTCAGGGTTTTTCCCGGTGGGTAATCGATTTCATAGATGCAGTGGATCTCCGAAAAGTAATGCTTGTGGGATGTTCTCTGGGCAGTGCTATTACTCAATGGATTGCGCTGAATGCTCGTCAGCCCTGGCTTGTGGCTCTCGGTCTTGTTGGAGCGGGTGCCCGATTGAAGGTGCATCCGGCTTTTCTTGAGGGGCTCAGAGACAATAAGAATAAAGCACTGTCAATGTTGGCCGATTTTTGCCTGTCGGACAGTCCGGACCCCGTTCTTCATGCAAAACTACGGGAAAAGTTTCTGGATGCCGACGCTGAACTGATACTGGGCGATCTCGGTGCGTGCAACGAATTCGATGTAATGGGCAGGCTATCGGAAATCGATCTACCGACCTGTATTATCGTCGGTCAAGAAGACAAGCTCACTCCGGTGAAGTACGCCAAGTTTCTCAGTGAATCTATAAAAAATTCGTCATTACAGATTATTCCTGCAGCAGGACACCTGGTATCGATGGAACAACCGCTGAAGTTCAACGAGATCCTTTCAGACTTCATCCGTCGACTATAG
- a CDS encoding MlaD family protein has product MAGRADKFKIGLFVIGALILGIGLMIWLGASRYFEETQMVVAYFSESVQGLQTDSPVKFRGVPVGRIKAIRLAPNGRLIEVVMSLDKTFQVTPDLGIKMNLLGLTGLKYLEMDTIKPEQQREVVQLGFEPKYPVIATYPSDISEIGSALDNIFQKIKGVDVERISDNLIRVSGRLDKMLADPKLDHLGTDTADAMREVKETARKLNEEIGRAQIAKNMNKVTEKASELLQESAETARSADRMIRRTDNNLNRLTQKLDRSADNLIDFTRMIRLKPSSIIFGPDEKTAPNR; this is encoded by the coding sequence ATGGCCGGCAGGGCCGATAAATTCAAAATAGGTCTCTTTGTGATCGGTGCCCTGATTCTGGGCATCGGTTTGATGATTTGGCTGGGAGCTTCACGCTATTTCGAAGAAACGCAAATGGTCGTAGCATACTTCAGCGAAAGCGTGCAGGGACTGCAGACGGACAGTCCGGTAAAATTTCGCGGAGTTCCCGTAGGGCGAATTAAAGCGATACGCCTGGCTCCGAACGGAAGACTTATCGAAGTCGTCATGAGCCTGGATAAGACTTTCCAGGTGACTCCGGATCTGGGCATCAAAATGAACCTGCTGGGACTGACCGGTCTGAAGTACCTTGAAATGGATACCATCAAACCTGAGCAACAACGAGAAGTCGTCCAGTTGGGTTTCGAACCGAAATACCCGGTAATTGCCACGTATCCGTCTGATATCAGCGAGATTGGAAGCGCACTTGATAACATTTTCCAGAAGATAAAAGGTGTGGACGTGGAGAGGATTTCAGATAACCTTATCCGCGTGTCTGGAAGGCTCGACAAGATGCTGGCCGATCCCAAGCTGGATCATCTGGGGACAGACACTGCCGATGCGATGAGAGAAGTAAAAGAAACTGCAAGGAAGCTCAATGAGGAAATCGGCAGGGCGCAGATAGCCAAAAATATGAACAAAGTGACGGAAAAGGCCTCGGAATTGCTCCAGGAAAGCGCGGAAACCGCACGAAGCGCAGATCGCATGATTCGAAGAACAGATAATAATCTTAACCGATTAACGCAGAAGCTCGATCGCAGTGCAGATAATCTTATTGATTTTACTCGAATGATTCGGCTAAAGCCGTCCAGTATTATCTTCGGTCCGGATGAGAAAACCGCCCCAAACCGGTAA
- a CDS encoding sigma-54-dependent transcriptional regulator: MGTIVIVDDDAQLRHSFEKLLTSEGHVVRTSATGETGLELIKAKLPDLVIMDVRLPGMDGLETFRAMHDIEPKLPVIIMTAYGSTDTAIEATKLGAYDYVLKPFEIPEMLNTIEKALEAGRFMRSRVSVDATAVNDSSDAILGRSKAMQEVFKAIGRVASTDATVLIRGESGTGKELVARAIYQHGIRSDKPFLVINCVAIPETLLESELFGYEKGAFTGAVTRRVGKIEQANGGTVFLDEIGDMPFSIQAKILRLLQEKSIERLGGRAPIPVDVRVIAATNRDLEAALAEGRFREDLYYRLKVVTLRLPPLRDRSGDTIVLADYFLKKYASEMNVNSPGVTAEAKTILNNYAWPGNVRELGNTMQKALIFSRGAPISAEEISQAIKGETARREPIQSSEDEPIRDWVRKVLALGGGEKTFNDLIDKFAELLITEALNLTSGNRSQAAKLLGLSRPTLLARIEKYGIKIETAIRSE; encoded by the coding sequence GTGGGAACAATCGTTATCGTAGACGATGACGCTCAGCTCAGGCACAGTTTTGAAAAGCTGTTGACTTCAGAAGGGCATGTCGTCCGCACTTCTGCCACAGGAGAAACCGGTCTAGAGCTTATCAAGGCAAAGCTCCCGGATCTCGTCATCATGGATGTGCGCCTGCCCGGGATGGACGGCCTGGAAACATTCCGAGCCATGCACGACATCGAGCCGAAGCTGCCGGTCATCATCATGACTGCGTACGGCAGTACGGATACAGCGATAGAAGCAACAAAGCTGGGGGCCTATGATTACGTCCTGAAACCGTTCGAAATTCCGGAGATGTTGAACACTATCGAGAAAGCTCTCGAAGCCGGAAGGTTTATGCGGTCCCGCGTATCAGTGGACGCGACCGCGGTGAACGATTCCTCAGATGCTATTCTCGGGCGCAGCAAGGCTATGCAGGAAGTCTTCAAAGCGATAGGCAGGGTTGCTTCGACTGATGCCACGGTTCTCATCCGGGGAGAATCGGGAACAGGTAAAGAACTCGTCGCACGAGCGATTTATCAGCACGGAATTCGCTCTGACAAACCTTTCCTGGTGATAAATTGTGTGGCCATTCCCGAAACACTCCTGGAGAGCGAGTTGTTCGGGTATGAAAAAGGCGCATTTACCGGCGCTGTCACCAGGAGAGTCGGGAAAATCGAACAGGCCAATGGCGGTACTGTTTTCCTTGATGAAATCGGAGATATGCCATTCAGCATTCAGGCAAAGATTCTCCGTCTTCTTCAGGAAAAGAGCATAGAGAGACTGGGCGGACGAGCCCCGATTCCCGTGGATGTTCGCGTCATTGCCGCAACGAATCGGGATTTGGAAGCGGCCCTTGCCGAAGGCAGATTCCGCGAAGATCTCTACTACCGGCTAAAGGTGGTGACTCTGCGACTGCCGCCTTTACGCGATCGCTCCGGTGACACCATCGTACTTGCCGATTATTTTCTCAAGAAATATGCGTCCGAAATGAACGTCAACAGTCCCGGTGTCACAGCGGAAGCCAAGACTATTCTCAACAATTACGCATGGCCGGGAAATGTGCGCGAACTGGGGAACACGATGCAAAAAGCTCTCATTTTCAGCAGAGGAGCCCCCATCAGCGCAGAGGAGATTTCACAGGCAATCAAGGGGGAGACTGCACGACGTGAGCCGATACAGAGTTCCGAAGACGAGCCTATACGGGATTGGGTTCGAAAAGTCCTGGCTTTGGGCGGCGGTGAAAAGACGTTCAACGATCTCATCGATAAGTTCGCTGAATTGCTTATCACTGAAGCCTTGAATCTCACCAGTGGGAATCGATCCCAGGCGGCAAAGCTTCTGGGGTTGTCCAGACCCACGCTTCTTGCACGTATTGAGAAATACGGCATCAAGATCGAAACCGCCATCAGGAGTGAGTAA
- a CDS encoding TetR/AcrR family transcriptional regulator, with translation MPTPLEKARKDPDSMKARILNKARIIFGQYGFHGATTRMIAEEVGIDISTMYYHWGEKSDLYEAVVLDINEDLKTKLLEVENIIHGMPLAKRIEISFDIMIDYLFEHSEISNLILFRYFTKTRDESALDFHVPEVITDIARSMGMAKDRKNVPNEVRMLVLALMNAMHNFVSGEDFFRSMLKISKEEYIRLVKETLNYIFLPSFAGVRPKTEAD, from the coding sequence ATGCCAACACCTCTTGAAAAAGCCCGAAAAGATCCTGATTCCATGAAGGCCAGGATTCTCAATAAAGCACGGATCATTTTCGGTCAATACGGGTTTCATGGCGCTACGACGAGAATGATTGCAGAAGAGGTTGGGATTGATATCTCCACCATGTACTATCATTGGGGTGAAAAAAGCGATCTGTACGAAGCAGTCGTTCTCGATATAAATGAAGACCTCAAAACCAAGCTATTGGAAGTAGAAAATATCATACACGGAATGCCTCTGGCGAAAAGAATCGAAATCTCTTTCGACATCATGATCGATTATCTTTTCGAGCACTCGGAGATTTCCAATTTGATTCTATTTCGCTATTTTACGAAAACCCGGGACGAATCCGCTCTGGATTTTCATGTTCCGGAAGTGATTACCGATATCGCTCGGTCCATGGGTATGGCAAAAGATAGAAAAAATGTGCCCAACGAAGTACGTATGCTGGTGCTTGCACTCATGAACGCCATGCACAATTTCGTTTCAGGCGAAGACTTTTTCAGATCCATGCTCAAGATTTCCAAAGAAGAATATATCAGGCTGGTAAAAGAGACGCTCAATTATATATTCCTGCCCTCCTTCGCCGGGGTTCGGCCAAAGACGGAAGCGGACTAA
- a CDS encoding ABC-type transport auxiliary lipoprotein family protein has protein sequence MKIPKRLSLNTARTLFLILSMFFLQVGCALTTRDAITYHTFNYPSPPTEKTSVSPDTLMVYHFLLDPEIEMHTLAISCEKGSEKSILKHRWQENPADMITELVLRDLKASGLFARTVDQLSTARYRYALEGLIRQLQGEIKNGKAFARLVIEVSLMDFDAPLGMDKSLMRETYRFEVPSVDSKPESIVAALNQALKDFSTRLRTDIRAALDRHSAKSKR, from the coding sequence ATGAAGATTCCCAAGCGGCTCTCTTTAAATACTGCACGCACTCTTTTTCTCATCCTGAGTATGTTTTTCCTGCAAGTAGGGTGCGCGCTCACAACACGGGACGCCATTACCTACCACACTTTTAATTATCCAAGCCCGCCCACGGAAAAGACCAGTGTTTCACCGGATACCCTCATGGTCTACCATTTTCTTCTGGATCCGGAGATAGAGATGCACACTCTCGCGATTTCATGCGAGAAAGGAAGCGAAAAATCGATCCTGAAGCACCGATGGCAAGAGAATCCCGCGGACATGATAACCGAGCTGGTACTCAGGGATCTGAAAGCTTCCGGTCTGTTCGCCCGAACCGTAGATCAGCTCAGCACCGCCCGCTATCGATATGCTCTGGAAGGACTGATTCGGCAGTTGCAGGGTGAAATCAAGAATGGAAAAGCTTTTGCACGCTTGGTAATTGAAGTGTCGCTCATGGATTTTGATGCACCATTGGGAATGGATAAGAGTCTTATGAGAGAGACGTACCGTTTTGAGGTGCCAAGTGTCGACAGCAAACCGGAATCGATTGTTGCCGCATTAAACCAGGCGCTAAAAGACTTCTCGACCAGGCTGAGAACCGATATCAGAGCGGCACTCGATCGCCATTCCGCCAAATCTAAAAGATAG
- a CDS encoding ATP-binding protein gives MWNRISLRTRIICMLALLVLVTVGGGITSMWYTYMMDRFFAALVESDIGAFRTSQELENAIVMQKGYVTYFFQDGDPQWLEKLDKYRNSFESILLKARKSTDSDKEREILNRIESLYIKYSYYRDQVLDLYKEGKKAEGFKLHKEIRDQFFAIIDLCQEFTRKYEERIAASRMQIADEAQLITVLAFAALVCVLVLSLVLAYILLIQVLGPIRQLTLTTQATTDNVEDEVKALSLRFRDLIEDVDQTKTKLKWSREHLLQAEKWALVGKLAAGVAHSVRNPLTSVKMRLFSMERTLALSPSQKEDFEVISEEIRHIDTIVGNFLEFSRPPKLKMQTVSPSDAVDMAIQLLRHRLESYDVKVTVQREERLPEIPADPDQLKEVFVNLIVNACEAMVDGGSIDISEKLNTSENMGRFITIAVSDKGPGVPDAIQEKLFQPFFSTKEEGTGLGLSIATRIVEEHGGWLDLKSRESEGATFIITLPIREEGAWEQSLS, from the coding sequence ATGTGGAATCGAATAAGTCTGCGCACGCGTATCATATGTATGCTCGCGCTGCTGGTTCTGGTCACGGTTGGCGGTGGTATCACTTCCATGTGGTACACGTACATGATGGACAGATTCTTCGCGGCATTGGTCGAATCGGATATTGGAGCATTTCGTACGTCTCAAGAGCTCGAGAATGCCATTGTTATGCAGAAGGGCTACGTTACGTATTTCTTCCAGGACGGAGACCCTCAATGGCTCGAGAAACTCGACAAATATCGAAATTCCTTCGAATCGATACTCCTGAAAGCCCGTAAATCAACCGATTCAGATAAAGAAAGAGAAATACTCAATCGTATTGAATCACTCTATATAAAATACTCGTACTATCGGGACCAGGTCCTGGACTTGTATAAAGAAGGCAAGAAGGCTGAGGGCTTCAAATTACATAAAGAAATCCGAGATCAGTTTTTTGCCATTATTGATTTATGTCAGGAATTCACCCGAAAATATGAAGAACGTATCGCTGCTTCCCGCATGCAAATAGCAGATGAAGCACAATTGATTACTGTCCTTGCGTTTGCCGCGCTTGTCTGCGTGCTGGTATTAAGTCTGGTGCTCGCTTACATTCTTTTAATACAGGTGCTCGGACCAATTCGCCAGTTGACGCTGACCACCCAGGCAACCACCGATAACGTGGAGGATGAAGTCAAGGCGCTCAGTCTCAGATTCAGAGATCTCATTGAGGACGTGGATCAAACGAAAACGAAACTGAAATGGAGCCGTGAACACCTCCTCCAGGCAGAAAAATGGGCTCTTGTAGGAAAACTGGCCGCGGGCGTTGCTCACAGTGTCCGAAATCCCCTCACTTCAGTGAAAATGAGACTCTTCTCCATGGAGCGCACATTGGCTCTTTCTCCCAGTCAAAAAGAAGACTTCGAAGTCATCTCTGAAGAGATCAGACACATCGATACTATAGTGGGGAATTTCCTGGAATTTTCCAGGCCGCCCAAACTCAAGATGCAGACAGTAAGCCCGTCCGATGCTGTCGACATGGCGATTCAGTTGTTGCGGCATCGTCTGGAATCGTACGATGTAAAAGTGACAGTTCAGCGAGAAGAGCGCTTGCCTGAAATTCCCGCTGATCCCGATCAGTTGAAAGAAGTATTCGTAAATCTTATAGTAAATGCATGCGAGGCAATGGTGGATGGAGGATCCATCGACATCTCCGAAAAGCTGAATACATCAGAGAATATGGGGCGCTTCATCACCATTGCGGTCAGCGACAAAGGTCCGGGCGTTCCGGATGCCATTCAGGAAAAGCTTTTTCAACCATTTTTCAGTACTAAGGAAGAAGGAACGGGTTTGGGGCTGAGCATAGCAACTCGCATCGTGGAAGAACACGGAGGGTGGCTCGACCTGAAATCAAGAGAGAGTGAAGGTGCCACTTTCATCATCACTCTTCCGATCCGGGAGGAGGGCGCGTGGGAACAATCGTTATCGTAG
- a CDS encoding response regulator, which produces MKHILVVDDEKHICELYRSELEDEGYAVTIAHSGIEALEKVESDPPDLVVLDIQMPGMDGIETLEKLLGRDKGIPVILNTAYSHYKDDFTTWGADAYVVKSSDTTVLKQEIKRLLGDES; this is translated from the coding sequence ATGAAGCACATTTTAGTAGTGGATGACGAAAAACATATATGCGAGCTTTACAGAAGTGAACTTGAAGATGAAGGCTATGCGGTCACAATAGCACATTCCGGGATAGAGGCTCTTGAAAAAGTTGAATCCGATCCTCCCGACCTTGTCGTTCTCGATATTCAAATGCCGGGTATGGATGGAATCGAGACTCTAGAGAAATTACTCGGCCGCGATAAAGGTATACCCGTAATCCTCAATACGGCGTACAGCCACTATAAAGATGACTTTACTACCTGGGGAGCGGATGCGTACGTTGTCAAATCATCGGATACAACTGTCCTCAAGCAAGAAATAAAAAGGTTGCTTGGTGATGAATCTTAG
- a CDS encoding CBS and ACT domain-containing protein produces MLVKYWMRKDVPTIDVNASMQDAMVCMKEHKVALLPVMQKNQLIGVVTDRDLKRASASDATSLDIHELIYLLSRIKVSDIMSRKPVTLAPDLTLEEAASILLKNNFSGAPVINGDGKVIGLISNHELFQALISLSGLEQRGVQFAFQLEDRPGAIGEVLEIIRVHCGRLVSILTSCERAPAGYRHVYIRAHSIERSQVPAMLAEMREKGTVLYFVDHRDNTRQEFIESFASPL; encoded by the coding sequence ATGTTAGTTAAGTATTGGATGCGAAAAGATGTTCCGACAATCGATGTAAATGCTTCGATGCAGGATGCAATGGTGTGTATGAAAGAGCATAAGGTCGCTCTTTTGCCGGTAATGCAGAAGAATCAACTCATAGGAGTAGTGACGGATAGAGACTTGAAGAGGGCGTCCGCTTCGGATGCAACTTCTCTGGATATTCACGAGCTCATCTATCTCCTTTCAAGAATCAAAGTTTCAGATATCATGAGCCGAAAACCCGTAACCCTGGCTCCGGATCTCACGTTGGAAGAGGCTGCATCGATTCTTCTGAAGAACAACTTTTCCGGAGCTCCCGTAATCAATGGCGATGGAAAAGTGATTGGCCTGATTTCCAATCACGAGCTGTTCCAAGCGCTGATTTCTCTAAGCGGACTGGAACAACGGGGTGTGCAGTTCGCCTTTCAACTGGAAGACCGTCCCGGGGCAATAGGCGAAGTTCTGGAAATAATCAGGGTCCACTGCGGTCGACTCGTCAGTATTCTCACTTCCTGCGAGCGGGCACCAGCCGGGTATCGCCATGTGTACATAAGGGCTCATTCCATCGAACGTAGTCAAGTACCTGCAATGCTCGCTGAAATGAGGGAGAAGGGTACCGTGCTTTATTTCGTGGACCATCGCGACAACACGAGACAGGAATTCATCGAATCATTCGCCTCCCCCCTCTGA
- the glgC gene encoding glucose-1-phosphate adenylyltransferase gives MKKTLCILMAGGKGERLYPLTKARAKPSVRFGGIYRIVDFTLSNCLNSDIRRVYVLTQYRSVSLDRHIRLGWNIFNHELGEFIECIPPQQRNVDRWYRGTADSIYQNIHILQRERPERVLILSGDHVYKMNYNDMLAFHIEKNAQLTVAGVEVDRSEASAFGVIGSDDRFRIVDWEEKPKNPKPVPGNPDKAFVSMGVYIFNTDMLVKSVIADAKNSASSHDFGKDVVPSAITKSGVFVHSFKEANNEEGRYWRDIGTLDAYWQANMDLCKKDPPVNLYDPEWPIRTYQEQVPPAKTVSTDDSEGVLNGAALNSIISGGCIVSGATVRRSVLSLNVSVGPKSLVEDSVILENVKIGSRVKIKKAIIDQDVHVPDDFVIGHDPEADKARFTISNAGVVIVPRGMSL, from the coding sequence ATGAAAAAGACTTTATGCATTTTGATGGCGGGAGGGAAAGGCGAGCGCCTGTATCCGTTGACCAAGGCCCGAGCCAAGCCATCCGTCAGATTTGGCGGGATTTACAGAATTGTGGATTTTACCTTATCGAATTGCTTGAACTCAGATATCCGCAGGGTTTACGTTCTCACCCAGTACAGGTCGGTTTCACTGGATCGACATATACGGCTGGGATGGAATATTTTCAACCACGAGTTGGGTGAATTCATCGAATGCATTCCGCCTCAGCAGAGAAACGTAGACCGTTGGTATCGCGGCACTGCAGACAGTATCTACCAGAACATCCATATTCTCCAACGGGAACGACCCGAACGAGTCCTCATACTCTCCGGCGATCATGTTTACAAAATGAACTACAACGATATGCTCGCTTTTCATATCGAGAAAAACGCGCAGCTTACCGTTGCCGGCGTGGAAGTGGATCGCTCTGAGGCATCTGCGTTCGGTGTGATAGGAAGCGATGACCGATTCAGGATTGTGGATTGGGAGGAGAAGCCGAAGAATCCGAAACCCGTTCCCGGAAATCCTGATAAAGCGTTCGTTTCCATGGGAGTATACATTTTCAACACCGACATGCTGGTGAAGAGTGTCATAGCGGATGCCAAGAATTCAGCATCCTCCCATGATTTTGGGAAGGACGTAGTACCTTCCGCTATCACCAAGAGCGGTGTATTCGTCCACAGTTTCAAAGAAGCAAACAATGAGGAAGGCCGATATTGGAGAGATATAGGAACTCTGGACGCATACTGGCAGGCCAATATGGATCTCTGCAAGAAAGATCCTCCTGTTAACCTGTACGACCCCGAATGGCCTATCCGTACGTACCAGGAACAAGTGCCTCCAGCCAAGACCGTGTCAACGGATGATTCGGAAGGAGTCCTCAATGGAGCCGCATTGAACTCTATTATTTCCGGAGGATGCATTGTGTCCGGAGCAACCGTTCGCCGCTCGGTTCTGTCGTTAAACGTATCGGTTGGCCCCAAAAGCCTTGTGGAAGATTCGGTCATCCTGGAAAACGTGAAAATAGGGTCACGGGTGAAGATCAAGAAAGCGATTATAGATCAGGACGTGCATGTTCCCGATGATTTCGTGATCGGACACGATCCCGAGGCAGATAAGGCTCGCTTTACCATATCTAACGCGGGCGTGGTGATAGTCCCCAGAGGTATGAGTCTTTGA
- the tnpA gene encoding IS200/IS605 family transposase, which produces MSTYTQILYHIVFSTKGRAPVLVATEREAMFRYIWGIIRFRDCHLYRVNGTLDHIHILIRLHPTQALSNLIREIKVSSSNWIKTNRIFTEFSGWQAGYGAFTHSEKDKERLILYIKNQEQHHKALSFGEELRNLLNEAGIQFDEKYLLK; this is translated from the coding sequence ATGTCGACGTACACCCAAATTTTGTATCACATCGTCTTCTCGACAAAGGGCAGGGCACCGGTACTGGTCGCCACAGAGAGAGAGGCCATGTTTCGATATATCTGGGGTATTATCCGATTCAGAGACTGCCATTTATACCGTGTGAATGGAACCTTGGACCATATACACATCCTGATCCGTCTGCATCCAACCCAGGCGCTATCAAATTTGATCCGGGAAATTAAAGTGTCTTCATCTAATTGGATCAAAACAAACCGAATTTTCACGGAGTTTTCTGGCTGGCAAGCCGGATACGGCGCCTTCACCCATTCAGAGAAGGATAAGGAACGACTGATTCTTTATATCAAGAACCAAGAACAGCACCATAAGGCCCTCTCTTTTGGAGAAGAATTGAGGAATCTTCTGAATGAAGCAGGCATTCAGTTTGACGAGAAGTATCTTCTGAAATAG